One stretch of Methyloversatilis sp. RAC08 DNA includes these proteins:
- a CDS encoding IS110 family transposase, which produces MTSQPAPIYIGIDVSKASLDIALGEHGPVQRIDNTPLAIRAWLRTLPSGPLHIGCEATGTYHLALRDAVIKAGHPLYLIDGYRLSRYRGATSVRAKTDPIDARLIARYVAKEGTHLRPYTLPPEATQRVQQLLRRRATLVRTAVILRQSLSDLPGFKREVRALLARADRLAQQIQAQIVEKLKASDWIDDHRRCQGIEGVGPLTAAALCATFHRGAFTRADAFIAYLGLDVCVRQSGNQHARGTLSKKGDPELRRLLHNAAMAASPSDTWKPTYQAFIARGFSRTQALVALARKIARVAFSLMKTGTQYQPGGLKNTCAQT; this is translated from the coding sequence ATGACAAGTCAGCCTGCGCCGATTTACATCGGCATCGACGTATCCAAAGCCAGCCTCGATATCGCACTGGGCGAGCACGGCCCGGTGCAGCGCATCGACAACACCCCTCTAGCCATCCGGGCCTGGCTGCGCACCTTGCCCAGCGGCCCGCTGCACATCGGCTGCGAGGCCACCGGCACCTACCACCTCGCGCTGCGCGACGCCGTGATCAAGGCCGGGCACCCGCTCTACCTGATCGACGGCTACCGCCTCTCGCGCTACCGCGGCGCCACCAGCGTGCGGGCCAAGACCGACCCGATCGACGCCCGGCTCATCGCCCGCTACGTCGCCAAAGAGGGCACGCACCTGCGCCCCTACACGCTGCCGCCCGAGGCCACGCAACGCGTGCAGCAACTGCTGCGTCGTCGCGCCACCCTGGTCCGGACCGCCGTCATCTTGCGCCAGAGCCTGTCCGATCTGCCCGGCTTCAAGCGCGAGGTGCGCGCCTTGCTGGCCCGGGCCGACCGGCTCGCCCAGCAGATTCAGGCCCAGATCGTGGAAAAGCTCAAAGCCAGCGACTGGATCGACGATCACCGCCGCTGCCAGGGCATCGAAGGCGTCGGCCCACTCACCGCCGCCGCCTTGTGCGCGACCTTCCATCGGGGCGCCTTCACCCGTGCAGACGCCTTCATCGCCTATCTCGGCCTCGATGTGTGCGTGCGCCAATCGGGCAACCAGCACGCCCGCGGCACCCTGAGCAAAAAGGGCGACCCCGAGCTACGCCGACTCCTGCACAACGCCGCCATGGCAGCCAGCCCATCCGACACCTGGAAGCCTACCTACCAAGCCTTCATCGCCCGCGGCTTCTCCCGCACCCAGGCCCTTGTCGCCCTGGCACGAAAGATCGCTCGCGTTGCCTTCTCTCTGATGAAAACCGGCACTCAATACCAACCCGGAGGGCTCAAAAACACTTGTGCTCAGACATAG
- a CDS encoding ABC transporter permease has product MKVRLLNAWRLGMKELLSLWNDKVLLIMIVWAFSGGIYTASTATSQELHNAPIAIVDEDQSVLSSRIAGSFYGPYFKPPDMITESQVDAGLDAGIYTFVLNIPPDFERDVLAGQQPVIQVNIDAMRVSQAFIGAGYIQNIVLGEVGEFVQHRRSEAAAPITLAPTVMFNPNMTSSWFGSVMEIINNVTMLSVILTGAALIREREHGTLEHLLVMPLGAFEIMLAKVWSMALVVWIAVGLSLYFVVGRVLDVPIAGSIPLFMAGTLVQLLATTSLGIFIGTLSRNMPQLGLMMILVVLPLQLLSGGMTPRESMPEVVQDIMLFAPTTHFVSLAQAVLYRGAGLDVVWPSLLAMAAIALAFFVASLLMFRRSIAAQG; this is encoded by the coding sequence ATGAAGGTGCGCCTGCTCAATGCCTGGCGGCTCGGCATGAAGGAGCTGCTGAGCCTGTGGAACGACAAGGTGCTGCTGATCATGATCGTCTGGGCGTTCAGCGGCGGCATCTACACCGCGTCGACGGCGACCTCGCAGGAGCTGCACAACGCGCCGATCGCCATCGTCGACGAAGACCAGTCGGTGCTGTCCTCGCGCATCGCGGGGTCGTTCTACGGGCCGTACTTCAAGCCGCCGGACATGATCACTGAATCGCAGGTCGACGCCGGGCTGGATGCCGGCATCTACACCTTCGTGCTGAACATCCCGCCCGATTTCGAGCGCGACGTGCTGGCCGGGCAGCAGCCGGTGATCCAGGTGAACATCGACGCGATGCGCGTCAGCCAGGCCTTCATCGGCGCCGGCTACATCCAGAACATCGTGCTGGGCGAAGTGGGCGAGTTCGTGCAGCACCGGCGCAGCGAGGCGGCCGCGCCGATCACGCTGGCGCCGACCGTCATGTTCAATCCGAACATGACCAGTTCGTGGTTCGGCAGCGTGATGGAAATCATCAACAACGTGACCATGCTGTCGGTCATCCTGACCGGCGCCGCGCTGATCCGCGAGCGCGAGCACGGCACGCTGGAACACCTGCTGGTGATGCCGCTCGGCGCCTTCGAAATCATGCTGGCCAAGGTGTGGTCGATGGCGCTGGTGGTGTGGATCGCGGTCGGACTGTCGCTGTATTTCGTGGTCGGCCGCGTGCTCGACGTGCCGATCGCCGGCTCGATCCCGCTGTTCATGGCCGGCACGCTGGTGCAGCTGCTGGCCACCACCTCGCTCGGCATCTTCATCGGCACGCTGTCGCGCAACATGCCGCAGCTCGGCCTGATGATGATTCTCGTCGTGCTGCCGCTGCAACTGCTGTCCGGCGGCATGACGCCGCGCGAAAGCATGCCGGAGGTGGTCCAGGACATCATGCTGTTCGCACCCACCACGCATTTCGTCAGTCTGGCCCAGGCAGTGCTCTACCGTGGCGCCGGGCTCGACGTGGTGTGGCCCAGCCTGCTGGCCATGGCCGCCATCGCACTCGCCTTTTTCGTTGCGTCGCTGCTGATGTTCCGGCGCAGCATCGCGGCGCAGGGTTGA
- a CDS encoding LysR substrate-binding domain-containing protein, translating to MDTLRAMRTFVNIAEHGSLTAAARALDSSLPAVVRTLAALEAHLGVRLMNRTTRRIALTDEGRSYLESCRQVLSAVQDAEESLKEGAAEPSGPITLTAPVQFGLMHVAPVVTRFALQYPQVKLRVLLHDRVVNMLEEGIDVGVRIGALDDSGLIARPLGAIRRVVVASPDLIAAHGEPAHPDALRGVPCVRFTGASSLAWSFHINGRAVTVPVAGNLEFNHIAPAVDACAAGAGFGLFLCYQVRPQLECGTLRVVLREFEPPPRPVHIVYPHARLLPGRTRLLVDWLARELGGDTAAFAPDPA from the coding sequence ATGGACACACTCAGGGCAATGCGCACCTTCGTCAATATCGCGGAGCATGGCAGTCTGACTGCGGCCGCGCGTGCGCTCGACAGTTCGCTGCCGGCCGTCGTGCGCACGCTGGCCGCACTCGAGGCGCATCTGGGTGTGCGGCTGATGAACCGCACGACGCGCCGCATCGCACTGACCGATGAAGGCCGCAGCTATCTCGAAAGCTGTCGTCAGGTGCTGTCGGCCGTGCAGGACGCAGAGGAGTCGCTGAAGGAAGGGGCGGCCGAACCCTCCGGACCGATCACGCTGACCGCGCCGGTGCAGTTCGGCCTGATGCACGTGGCACCTGTCGTCACCCGCTTCGCGCTCCAGTATCCGCAGGTGAAGCTGCGCGTGCTGCTGCACGACCGCGTGGTCAACATGCTGGAGGAAGGCATCGACGTCGGCGTGCGCATCGGCGCGCTCGACGACTCCGGCCTGATCGCGCGTCCGCTCGGCGCCATCCGCCGCGTCGTGGTCGCAAGCCCTGACCTGATCGCCGCCCACGGCGAGCCGGCACATCCGGACGCCCTGCGCGGCGTACCCTGCGTGCGCTTCACCGGCGCGTCGAGCCTGGCGTGGAGCTTTCACATCAACGGCCGCGCCGTCACGGTGCCGGTCGCCGGCAACCTCGAGTTCAACCACATTGCGCCCGCTGTCGACGCCTGTGCAGCCGGCGCCGGCTTCGGCCTCTTCCTGTGCTACCAGGTCAGGCCGCAACTTGAGTGCGGTACGCTACGCGTTGTGCTGCGTGAATTCGAGCCGCCGCCGCGGCCGGTTCACATCGTGTACCCGCACGCACGCCTGCTGCCCGGTCGCACCCGGCTGCTGGTGGACTGGCTGGCGCGCGAACTGGGTGGCGACACCGCTGCGTTTGCTCCGGATCCGGCGTGA
- a CDS encoding glutathione S-transferase family protein, which yields MSLTAIHRPDAPIVLHGYKLSGHSHRAELLLALLGLPYEFREVDLAGGEQKTPAFLQKNSFGQIPVIEDGATVIADSNAILVYLAQRYAPGRWLPLDPVGQAKVQRWLTVAAGLVAFGPAAARLVTLFRASFDTQEVIARSHRLIAVMDLELGVQDWLAGTAPTLADVAVYTYVAHAPEGNVSLDDYPNVRAWLARVEALPGFVAMPVSHVGLRA from the coding sequence ATGTCCCTGACCGCCATCCACCGTCCTGATGCCCCCATCGTGCTGCACGGCTACAAGCTGTCCGGCCACAGCCACCGTGCCGAGCTGTTGCTCGCACTGCTGGGGCTCCCATACGAATTTCGCGAGGTCGACCTGGCGGGCGGCGAACAGAAGACGCCGGCCTTTCTGCAGAAGAACAGCTTCGGCCAGATACCGGTGATCGAGGATGGCGCCACGGTGATCGCCGACTCGAATGCCATCCTCGTCTATCTGGCGCAACGCTACGCGCCCGGCCGCTGGCTGCCGCTGGACCCGGTCGGTCAGGCGAAGGTGCAGCGCTGGCTCACGGTCGCGGCGGGTCTGGTCGCCTTCGGTCCGGCGGCGGCACGGCTGGTGACGCTGTTCCGCGCCAGCTTCGACACGCAGGAGGTGATCGCCCGTTCGCACCGCCTGATCGCCGTGATGGACCTCGAGCTGGGTGTGCAGGATTGGCTGGCGGGCACGGCGCCGACGCTGGCGGATGTCGCGGTGTACACCTACGTCGCCCATGCGCCGGAAGGCAACGTGTCGCTCGACGACTACCCGAACGTGCGCGCCTGGCTGGCGCGCGTCGAGGCGCTGCCCGGCTTCGTCGCGATGCCGGTGAGCCATGTCGGCCTGCGTGCCTGA
- the rbbA gene encoding ribosome-associated ATPase/putative transporter RbbA has translation MAGDRAAAGGHARAAMTGTGVARLAGVGLRYGDTVALDAIDLDIPSACMVGLIGPDGVGKSSLMALVAGVRVIQQGTVETLGGDMGSRPHREAVCPRIAYMPQGLGKNLYMTLSVFENVDFFGRLFGQSSAERETRIAELLDSTGLTPFRDRPAGKLSGGMKQKLGLCCALIHDPDLLILDEPTTGVDPLSRRQFWQLIDRMRARRPGMSVLVSSAYMAEAERFDWLVAMDDGRVLATGSPADLLTRTGTTDLDAAFIELLPPDKRRGHAALVVPPRVVQGDGPAIVAEGLTMQFGDFTAVDHVDFEIGRGEIFGFLGSNGCGKTTTMKMLTGLLPPTSGRALLFGHEVDAGDLDTRRRVGFMTQGFSLYGELSVRQNLVLHAQLFHLPAADVAPRVQDMVDRFGLAGYVDAQAAGLPLGIRQRLSLAVAVIHKPEMLILDEPTSGVDPVARDGFWRLLIDLSRKDGVTIFVSTHFMNEGERCDRISLMHAGRVLASGSPAALVAERNAASLEDAFIACLEEATGEADRPAAASVAAVATRKVSTERRAFSLLRLFAYARREWLEVVRDPVRLTFALLGSVILVLILGYGISMDVEDLKFAVLDRDQSPESRAYVENMAGSRYFLEQPPLAGSAELDRRMKAGELSVALEIPPDFGRDLRRGQAAEIGVWVDGAMPFRAETTLGYVQGLHADFLQQAARRQVGAVQEAPARLDMRYRYNQDFKSVYAMVPAVIPLLLTFIPAILMAVGVVREKELGSITNLYATPVTRLEFLLGKQLPYIGVSMISFYGLVALAVYVFGVPLKGSLFTLSVAALIFVTATTGIGLLMSSFARTQIAALAATAVVTMLATVTFSGLTHPVSSLEGAGRTIGTFFPATYFLNISRGLFTKALGLRDVYMDFLAMLAFVPVLTLLSVLLLKKQER, from the coding sequence GTGGCCGGCGACCGTGCCGCCGCCGGTGGCCATGCCCGCGCAGCCATGACCGGAACCGGCGTCGCCCGGCTGGCCGGCGTGGGCCTGCGCTATGGCGACACGGTGGCGCTCGACGCGATCGATCTGGACATTCCGTCGGCCTGCATGGTCGGCCTGATCGGACCGGATGGCGTCGGCAAGTCCAGCCTGATGGCGCTGGTGGCCGGCGTGCGCGTCATCCAGCAGGGCACGGTCGAAACGCTGGGCGGCGACATGGGAAGCCGCCCTCACCGGGAAGCCGTGTGTCCGCGCATCGCCTACATGCCGCAGGGGCTGGGCAAGAACCTCTACATGACGCTGTCGGTGTTCGAGAACGTCGACTTCTTCGGCCGCCTGTTCGGCCAGTCATCGGCCGAGCGCGAGACGCGCATCGCCGAGCTGCTCGACAGCACCGGGCTCACGCCCTTCCGCGACCGGCCGGCGGGCAAGCTGTCCGGCGGCATGAAACAGAAGCTCGGCCTGTGCTGCGCGCTGATCCACGACCCCGACCTGCTGATCCTCGACGAGCCGACCACCGGCGTCGATCCGCTGTCGCGCCGCCAGTTCTGGCAGCTGATCGACCGCATGCGCGCGCGCCGTCCCGGCATGAGCGTGCTGGTGTCCAGCGCCTACATGGCCGAGGCGGAGCGCTTCGACTGGCTGGTGGCGATGGACGACGGCCGCGTGCTGGCCACCGGCAGTCCGGCCGACCTGCTGACGCGCACCGGCACGACGGATCTCGACGCTGCCTTCATCGAACTGCTGCCGCCGGACAAGCGCCGCGGCCACGCCGCGCTGGTCGTGCCGCCGCGCGTCGTGCAGGGCGACGGCCCGGCCATCGTCGCCGAAGGTCTGACCATGCAGTTCGGCGATTTCACCGCGGTCGATCACGTCGATTTCGAGATCGGTCGCGGGGAAATCTTCGGCTTTCTCGGGTCGAACGGCTGCGGCAAGACGACGACCATGAAAATGCTCACCGGCCTGTTGCCGCCCACCTCGGGCAGGGCGCTGCTGTTCGGTCATGAAGTCGATGCCGGCGATCTCGACACGCGCCGCCGCGTCGGCTTCATGACCCAGGGTTTTTCACTGTACGGCGAACTGAGCGTGCGCCAGAACCTGGTGCTGCACGCGCAACTGTTCCACCTGCCGGCGGCGGACGTGGCGCCGCGCGTGCAGGACATGGTCGATCGCTTCGGACTGGCGGGCTACGTCGATGCGCAGGCCGCCGGCCTGCCGCTGGGCATCCGCCAGCGCCTGTCGCTGGCCGTCGCGGTCATCCACAAGCCGGAAATGCTCATCCTCGACGAACCGACCTCGGGTGTCGATCCGGTCGCCCGCGACGGTTTCTGGCGCCTGCTGATCGATCTGTCGCGCAAGGACGGCGTCACGATCTTCGTGTCGACCCACTTCATGAACGAAGGCGAACGCTGCGACCGGATATCGCTGATGCATGCCGGCCGCGTGCTGGCCAGCGGCAGCCCGGCGGCGCTGGTCGCCGAACGCAATGCGGCGTCGCTCGAAGACGCCTTCATCGCCTGTCTCGAAGAAGCCACCGGCGAGGCGGACCGGCCTGCCGCAGCGTCCGTCGCGGCCGTCGCCACCCGCAAGGTGAGCACCGAACGCCGCGCCTTCAGCCTGCTGCGCCTGTTCGCCTACGCGCGCCGCGAGTGGCTGGAAGTGGTGCGCGATCCGGTGCGGCTCACGTTCGCGCTGCTCGGTTCGGTCATTCTCGTGCTGATACTCGGCTACGGCATTTCGATGGATGTCGAGGATCTGAAATTCGCCGTGCTCGACCGCGACCAGTCGCCGGAAAGCCGCGCCTATGTGGAGAACATGGCCGGCTCGCGCTACTTTCTCGAACAGCCGCCGCTGGCCGGCAGCGCCGAACTCGACCGGCGCATGAAGGCCGGCGAACTGAGCGTGGCGCTCGAAATCCCGCCCGATTTCGGACGCGACCTGCGCCGCGGACAGGCGGCGGAAATCGGCGTCTGGGTCGATGGCGCCATGCCCTTCCGTGCCGAAACGACGCTGGGCTACGTGCAGGGCCTGCATGCCGATTTCCTGCAGCAGGCGGCCCGCCGGCAGGTCGGCGCGGTGCAGGAGGCGCCGGCGCGGCTCGACATGCGCTACCGCTACAACCAGGACTTCAAGAGCGTCTATGCCATGGTGCCGGCGGTGATTCCGCTGCTGCTCACCTTCATTCCGGCCATCCTGATGGCGGTCGGCGTGGTGCGCGAGAAGGAGCTGGGGTCGATCACCAATCTGTACGCCACGCCGGTGACCCGGCTCGAATTCCTGCTCGGCAAGCAACTGCCCTACATCGGCGTCAGCATGATCAGCTTCTACGGGCTGGTCGCGCTGGCCGTGTACGTGTTCGGGGTGCCGCTCAAGGGCAGCCTGTTCACGCTGAGCGTGGCGGCGCTCATCTTCGTGACGGCGACCACCGGCATCGGCCTGCTGATGTCGTCCTTCGCGCGCACCCAGATCGCCGCGCTGGCCGCCACGGCCGTGGTCACCATGCTCGCCACCGTCACCTTCTCCGGCCTGACCCACCCGGTGTCGTCGCTCGAAGGGGCAGGGCGCACGATAGGCACCTTCTTTCCGGCGACCTACTTCCTGAACATCAGCCGCGGCCTGTTCACCAAGGCGCTCGGCCTGCGCGACGTCTACATGGACTTTCTCGCGATGCTCGCCTTCGTGCCGGTGCTGACGCTGCTCAGCGTGCTGTTGCTGAAGAAGCAGGAGCGGTGA
- a CDS encoding MalY/PatB family protein, translating into MSVDFDRLIARDGTASVKHDGRGSYFGTTAVTPLWVADMDFAAPPAVLDALAARAAHPVFGYSLYPDGAFDALTGWLATRHRWAVGRESVLMCPGVVPTLYAAVQAFADAGEGVIVQPPVYPPFFSAIRDTGRRVIENPLLERDGRWTVDLDHLERCAADGAKLLLLCSPHNPVGRVWSHDELEGMLGVARRHGLVVLADEIHHDLIYPGHTHIPLATLAQPGDRIVTTVAPSKTFNIPGLGLSALIADDAERRAIEKVFGQLHVSASNPFSVAAFEAAYRDGGPWLDALMSYLAGTRDAVMQLAAQQLPGIRAVPPEGTYLIWLDCRALGLNDSALRDFFVGGAQVGMNPGITFGTGGRGHMRLNLASPRAVILDALGRIEQALSRR; encoded by the coding sequence GTGAGCGTCGATTTCGACCGCCTCATTGCGCGCGACGGCACGGCCAGCGTCAAGCATGACGGGCGCGGCAGCTACTTCGGTACGACGGCCGTGACCCCGCTCTGGGTGGCCGACATGGACTTCGCGGCGCCGCCCGCCGTGCTCGATGCGCTGGCGGCGCGCGCCGCGCACCCGGTATTCGGCTACTCGCTCTACCCGGACGGTGCCTTCGATGCGCTGACCGGCTGGCTCGCAACGCGGCACCGCTGGGCGGTGGGGCGGGAATCGGTACTGATGTGCCCGGGCGTCGTGCCCACGCTGTATGCCGCGGTACAGGCCTTCGCTGACGCAGGTGAAGGCGTCATCGTGCAGCCGCCGGTGTACCCGCCCTTCTTCTCGGCCATCCGCGACACGGGCCGGCGCGTGATCGAAAACCCGCTGCTCGAGCGCGACGGCCGCTGGACCGTCGATCTCGATCACCTCGAGCGCTGCGCCGCCGACGGCGCGAAGCTGCTGCTGCTGTGCTCGCCGCACAACCCGGTCGGCCGCGTGTGGTCGCACGACGAGCTGGAGGGCATGCTGGGCGTGGCGCGCCGCCACGGGCTGGTCGTGCTGGCCGACGAAATCCACCACGACCTGATCTACCCCGGCCACACGCACATTCCGCTGGCCACGCTCGCGCAGCCGGGCGACCGCATCGTCACCACGGTGGCACCGAGCAAAACCTTCAACATTCCGGGGCTGGGCCTGTCGGCGCTGATCGCGGACGACGCCGAGCGGCGCGCGATCGAAAAGGTGTTCGGGCAATTGCACGTCAGCGCGTCCAACCCGTTCAGCGTCGCCGCATTCGAAGCGGCCTACCGCGACGGCGGCCCGTGGCTCGATGCGCTGATGAGCTATCTGGCGGGCACGCGCGACGCCGTCATGCAGCTCGCCGCACAGCAGTTGCCGGGCATCCGCGCGGTGCCGCCTGAAGGCACCTACCTGATCTGGCTGGACTGTCGCGCACTCGGGCTGAACGACAGCGCACTGCGCGACTTCTTCGTCGGCGGCGCACAGGTCGGCATGAACCCCGGCATCACGTTCGGCACCGGCGGTCGCGGCCACATGCGGCTCAACCTGGCGTCGCCCCGTGCAGTCATTCTCGATGCGCTCGGGCGGATCGAACAGGCGCTGTCACGGCGCTGA
- a CDS encoding pyridoxamine 5'-phosphate oxidase family protein, translated as MDTPRDPFHDGERALQAQAGMQARMAEVGPRAIRDHMPDQHRDFFALLPFLVIGSVDADGQPWASVLSGPPGFVQSPDPRTLQVAARAHPDSPLAAHLRVGAPLGLLGIQPHTRRRNRMNGSVIRAGEAGFDVEVEQSFGNCPKYIRTREAFYFGDDEPPAMAQPLPALDDAARALIRRADTLFIASAHAAGVDVSHRGGEPGFVTVGPGDLLTLPDYAGNFFFNTLGNLLLEPRAGLLFIDFDSGDLLQVSGHAQIVWEDEALAAHPGAQRLLTIAVTGALRVPGGLPLQWQMTDP; from the coding sequence ATGGACACCCCACGCGATCCCTTCCACGACGGCGAGCGCGCGCTGCAGGCGCAGGCCGGCATGCAGGCGCGCATGGCCGAAGTCGGCCCGCGCGCCATCCGCGACCACATGCCGGACCAGCATCGCGACTTCTTCGCGCTGCTGCCCTTTCTCGTCATCGGCAGCGTCGACGCCGACGGTCAGCCCTGGGCGTCGGTGCTGTCCGGCCCGCCGGGCTTCGTGCAGTCGCCCGATCCACGCACCCTCCAGGTCGCCGCCCGGGCGCATCCCGACAGCCCGCTCGCGGCCCACCTGCGCGTCGGCGCGCCGCTCGGTCTGCTCGGCATCCAGCCGCACACGCGGCGGCGCAACAGGATGAATGGATCGGTCATCCGGGCAGGCGAAGCCGGTTTCGATGTCGAGGTGGAGCAGAGCTTCGGCAACTGCCCGAAATACATCCGCACGCGCGAAGCCTTCTACTTCGGCGACGATGAGCCGCCCGCTATGGCGCAGCCGCTGCCGGCGCTCGACGACGCGGCGCGCGCACTGATCAGGCGCGCCGACACGCTGTTCATCGCCAGCGCGCATGCAGCCGGCGTCGATGTGTCGCACCGCGGCGGCGAACCGGGCTTCGTCACGGTCGGCCCGGGTGACCTGCTGACCTTGCCCGACTATGCCGGCAACTTCTTCTTCAACACGCTGGGCAATCTGCTGCTCGAACCACGCGCCGGTCTGCTGTTCATCGATTTCGACAGCGGCGATCTGCTGCAGGTGAGCGGACATGCGCAGATCGTGTGGGAAGATGAAGCACTGGCCGCCCATCCGGGGGCGCAGCGCCTGCTCACGATCGCAGTGACCGGCGCACTGCGCGTGCCGGGCGGTCTGCCGCTGCAGTGGCAGATGACCGATCCGTAA
- the ovoA gene encoding 5-histidylcysteine sulfoxide synthase translates to MQAHQDTIFLRTPRLDATDPDALRSTLRDYFHATFSRYEQLFEVLACDDAYYKKPISLRHPLIFYLGHTATFFINKLLLAGLIDERINPRFESMFAVGVDEMSWDDLNESNYDWPSVQAVRDYRNTVRSVVDRVIHAAPLAPPIGWNNPWWVVIMGIEHERIHLETSSVLIRQSRLDYVRPHPAWEPCRDVGDAPDNALHPVSAGVTQLGRRRDDPIYGWDNEYAQREVAVDAFQASRFVVSNREFLEFVDDGGYANEAWWEDEGRAWRAWRTGDGHQTAHPEFWVRTADGWQLRLMLEQVPMPWNWPVETNYHEAKAFCNWKAARSGAPVRLPTEDEWYRLYDVAGVTEVPANGAAGANIHLDHWASSCPVDVHAHGDFFDVVGNVWQWTETPIYPFAGFDVHPTYDDFSTPTFDARHNLIKGGSWISCGNEATRASRYAFRRHFFQHAGFRYVVSDTPATAPNVYYESDRQLSEYAEFHYGDEYFGVPNFPKALAQIAIDAMGGRPARRALDLGCATGRSTFELARHFEHVTGVDFSARFINAGVHLAEQGELRYTLPDEGELVSYKTRRLADMGLDAVRGKVDFQQGDACNLKSVLTGYDFMLAANLIDRLYDPAAFLKSVHERLNVGGVLMISSPYTWLEEHTKRDDWLGGFKKDGESWTTLDGMKAILGERFRLLGSPRDVPFVIRETRRKHQHTVAEVTLWERVR, encoded by the coding sequence ATGCAAGCCCATCAGGATACGATTTTCCTGCGCACGCCCCGCCTCGACGCGACCGACCCGGACGCGCTGCGCAGCACGCTGCGCGACTACTTTCACGCCACCTTCAGCCGCTACGAACAGCTGTTCGAGGTGCTGGCCTGTGACGACGCGTACTACAAGAAACCGATTTCGCTGCGCCATCCGCTCATCTTCTATCTCGGTCATACCGCGACCTTCTTCATCAACAAGCTGCTGCTCGCAGGTCTGATCGACGAGCGCATCAACCCGCGCTTCGAATCGATGTTCGCGGTCGGCGTCGATGAAATGAGCTGGGACGATCTGAACGAGTCGAATTACGACTGGCCGAGCGTGCAGGCGGTGCGCGACTACCGCAACACGGTGCGCAGCGTGGTGGACCGCGTGATCCACGCTGCCCCGCTCGCCCCGCCGATCGGCTGGAACAACCCGTGGTGGGTCGTCATCATGGGCATCGAGCACGAGCGCATCCATCTCGAAACCTCATCGGTACTGATCCGGCAGAGCCGGCTCGATTACGTGCGCCCTCACCCGGCCTGGGAACCCTGCCGCGACGTCGGCGATGCACCGGACAACGCGCTGCACCCGGTCTCTGCCGGCGTCACGCAACTGGGCCGGCGGCGCGATGACCCGATCTACGGCTGGGACAACGAATACGCGCAGCGTGAAGTCGCGGTCGATGCCTTCCAGGCCAGTCGTTTCGTCGTCAGCAACCGCGAATTCCTCGAGTTCGTGGATGACGGTGGCTACGCGAACGAAGCCTGGTGGGAAGACGAAGGTCGTGCCTGGCGCGCCTGGCGCACCGGCGATGGTCACCAGACCGCACACCCCGAGTTCTGGGTCCGCACGGCCGATGGCTGGCAACTGCGGCTCATGCTCGAACAGGTGCCGATGCCATGGAACTGGCCGGTGGAAACGAATTACCACGAAGCCAAGGCCTTCTGTAACTGGAAGGCCGCACGCAGCGGCGCGCCGGTGCGGCTGCCGACCGAGGACGAGTGGTACCGCCTGTATGACGTGGCCGGCGTGACCGAAGTACCGGCAAACGGCGCAGCCGGCGCCAACATCCATCTCGATCACTGGGCGTCGTCCTGCCCCGTCGATGTCCACGCGCACGGCGACTTCTTCGACGTGGTCGGCAATGTCTGGCAATGGACCGAAACGCCGATCTACCCGTTCGCCGGCTTCGATGTGCACCCGACGTATGACGATTTCTCGACACCGACCTTCGACGCGCGCCACAACCTGATCAAGGGTGGCTCGTGGATTTCCTGCGGCAACGAGGCCACGCGCGCATCGCGCTATGCCTTCCGCCGTCATTTCTTCCAGCATGCGGGGTTCCGATACGTGGTGAGCGATACACCGGCCACAGCGCCAAACGTCTATTACGAAAGCGACCGGCAGTTGTCCGAGTACGCCGAATTCCATTACGGCGACGAATACTTCGGCGTGCCCAACTTCCCGAAGGCCCTGGCGCAGATCGCCATCGACGCCATGGGCGGGCGCCCGGCCCGCCGCGCCCTCGATCTCGGCTGCGCCACCGGCCGTTCCACCTTCGAGCTGGCACGCCACTTCGAGCACGTGACCGGCGTCGATTTCTCGGCCCGCTTCATCAACGCCGGCGTCCATCTGGCCGAACAGGGCGAACTGCGCTACACGCTTCCGGACGAAGGCGAACTGGTGTCGTACAAGACCCGCCGCCTGGCCGATATGGGGCTGGACGCGGTGCGCGGCAAGGTCGACTTCCAGCAGGGCGACGCCTGCAACCTCAAATCCGTGCTGACCGGTTATGACTTCATGCTGGCCGCCAACCTGATCGACCGGCTGTACGATCCGGCGGCCTTCCTGAAGTCGGTGCATGAACGCCTCAATGTCGGTGGAGTGCTGATGATCAGCTCGCCCTACACCTGGCTGGAAGAGCACACGAAACGCGACGACTGGCTGGGCGGCTTCAAGAAGGACGGCGAAAGCTGGACCACGCTCGACGGCATGAAGGCGATTCTGGGCGAACGCTTCCGCCTGCTCGGCAGTCCGCGCGACGTGCCTTTCGTCATCCGCGAAACGCGTCGCAAGCACCAGCACACGGTGGCCGAGGTCACGCTGTGGGAGCGCGTGCGCTGA